A window of Candidatus Effluviviaceae Genus I sp. genomic DNA:
GCCAGCATCGGCGCCGGGACCCTGGTGTCGAGGCTCTCCGGGTTCGCGCGAGAGGTCGCGACGGCGGCGATCTTCGGGGCCGGCAGGTCGATGGACATCTTCGTCGCCGCGTTCACCATCCCCAACCTGTTCTGCCGCGTGTTCGGTGAGAGCGCCGTCGAGTCCGGGTTCATGCCGCTGTTCAAGGGGCTGCACGCTCGCGGGGAGAGGGAGCGCGCGTGGAAGCTCGCGGGCCACGCAGGGATGGGGCTCGCGGTGTCACTCCTCGTGGTCGTCGCGCTGGGCATCGTCGGGGCGCCCGCGATCGTGAACGTCGTGGCGCACGGGTTCCGGGGCGACACCGCGGTCGAGACGGTCCGCATGACCCGCATCATGTTCCCCTTCGGGCTTCTGATCGGGCTTGCCGCGCTCATGGGCGCGATCCTCCTGGCGTTCGGGCGGTTCCAGGTCTACAGCCTTGCCCCGGTGCTCCTGAACGTCGGCATCATCGGAGCGGTGCTTCTGCTGTCCAGGTCGCTCGGATACTACAGCCTCGCGATCGGCGTGCTGGCGGGCGGTCTCCTGCAGCTCCTCGTTCAGGTTCCGTTCGTGCGCGCGCTGGCCGGCCGAGACGGCATGCGGGCGTTCCGGTGGTCGCTTCCCGGCCGCGACGCGGACCTGCGGCGGGCGGCCGGACTTGCGGGCCCCGTGATCCTCTCTTCGGCGATCGGACGGATGGGCGTGATCGTGGACAGGACGGTCGCGTCCTTCCTCGACCCGGGGAGTATCTCATCGCTCTACTACTCGTTCAGGCTCGTTCAT
This region includes:
- the murJ gene encoding murein biosynthesis integral membrane protein MurJ codes for the protein MADRGRGTGMVRGFASIGAGTLVSRLSGFAREVATAAIFGAGRSMDIFVAAFTIPNLFCRVFGESAVESGFMPLFKGLHARGERERAWKLAGHAGMGLAVSLLVVVALGIVGAPAIVNVVAHGFRGDTAVETVRMTRIMFPFGLLIGLAALMGAILLAFGRFQVYSLAPVLLNVGIIGAVLLLSRSLGYYSLAIGVLAGGLLQLLVQVPFVRALAGRDGMRAFRWSLPGRDADLRRAAGLAGPVILSSAIGRMGVIVDRTVASFLDPGSISSLYYSFRLVHLPYAILALAAGRSAAPHLAEEFALERYDGFRKALLSGIRMNLVFLVPVVVLTVWFAEPLCGLVYQRGVFGERDLAMTAAAFSMYSIGLVSMGIEFLLATAFAATLNTKTPVKVALGAFFLNAGLNLLLVRTPLRHAGLALATSISFTAHAALLYVLLNRRLASFGASVARRDLLRTIGLVAVAAGAMLLAVWAVDSRVGMTFAGARVTSRAARMAFSGGAGLLAYGLACSRLGLTEVADLLRMRMTGR